One part of the Glycine soja cultivar W05 chromosome 11, ASM419377v2, whole genome shotgun sequence genome encodes these proteins:
- the LOC114374757 gene encoding uncharacterized protein LOC114374757 — translation MSIGTTLLSTPPHYCFHSNTQTTFLSTVTPIQNLSIRNNNFRVLCFSSDPSQLPPVVVVGSANADIYVEVDRLPGEGETLAARSGQTIAGGKGANQATCSAKLAYPTYFVGQVGDDAYGRLVTAGLRGGGVRLDNLAVVASAATGHAVVMLQSNGQNSIVYIGGANLSCWPSSLPRQHLDLVAQAGIVLLQREIPDAVNAQVAQAAKNAGVPVVLDAGGMDGPLPPQLINFVDILSPNETELARLTGMPTESFEEIQQAALKCHEMGAKQVLVKLGHKGSALFVEGEKTIQQPAILAKTVVDTTGAGDTFTAAFAVALVEGKSKKECLRFAAAAACLCVQVKGASPSMPDRKSVLDLLNCQ, via the exons ATGAGCATCGGAACAACACTACTTTCAACACCACCACATTACTGTTTCCACTCCAACACTCAAACCACATTCCTCAGCACCGTTACTCCAATTCAAAACCTCTCTATCCGCAATAACAATTTCAGAGTCCTCTGTTTCTCTTCGGACCCGTCGCAGTTGCCGccggtggtggtggtggggtCCGCCAACGCCGACATCTACGTCGAGGTAGACCGGCTCCCGGGCGAGGGCGAGACCCTGGCGGCGAGGTCCGGGCAGACGATTGCCGGCGGCAAGGGCGCCAACCAGGCCACGTGCTCCGCCAAGCTCGCGTACCCGACCTACTTCGTCGGGCAGGTCGGGGACGACGCTTACGGGAGACTCGTCACGGCGGGCCTCCGCGGTGGCGGGGTTCGCCTCGATAATCTCGCCGTGGTGGCTTCGGCGGCAACGGGTCATGCAGTTGTGATGCTCCAGTCCAACGGCCAGAACTCCATCGTCTACATTGGGGGTGCCAACTTGAGCTGCTGGCCTAGTTCCCTGCCACGTCAGCATTTGGACCTCGTTGCCCAAGCTGGCATCGTTTTGCTGCAGAGGGAGATTCCTGATGCTGTCAATGCTCAAGTCGCACAG GCTGCGAAAAATGCTGGGGTGCCAGTAGTGTTGGATGCTGGAGGCATGGATGGGCCACTTCCGCCAcagttaataaattttgttgatattttgaGTCCTAATGAAACTGAACTTGCACGCCTTACGGGAATGCCAACAGAAAGTTTTGAAGAGATTCAACAGGCTGCTTTGAAATGCCATGAAATG GGAGCTAAGCAAGTTCTTGTGAAACTTGGACACAAAGGATCTGCCCTTTTTGTAGAAGGAGAAAAAACAATTCAGCAGCCTGCCATACTTGCTAAAACAGTTGTTGATACAACTGGTGCTGGTGATACTTTTACTGCTGCTTTTGCCGTGGCCTTGGTTGAGGGCAAGTCCAAAAAGGAATGCCTCAGATTTGCCG CTGCTGCAGCTTGTCTCTGTGTTCAAGTGAAGGGAGCCTCTCCCAGCATGCCTGATAGGAAATCTGTTTTGGATCTTCTTAATTGTCAATGA